ACCATCAAGCAATGCAACAGCAAATTATACGAAAGTAACACAAGTTGTACCAGTTAAAGTTTCTTTAGATCATAGCAAATCAGTAAATATTGTTCCTGGAATGAATGTGACAGTTCGTATTCATAAGTAAGGGGGGAAGATAAAATGTCCTCAGGTTTAATTGTAGGATATGCATTATTTTGTATCATCGTCTTCTTCCTTGTAAATCGTCTTTTAAGAAAGAAAAAAACGAACGCGGGAGAAGAACAAGTCCCAGCCGTAAGTAAGATAGAAACAACGCAATCAGAACAACCAGAACCAGAACCTTCCAATGTAGTAGAATTAGAAACGACAAAAAAAGAAGTAGTAGAACAAGAAATACAGAAAATGACAAAAGAAGTACCGAAAAAGCAATTGCCGGTAGAGAATGTCAATGTAAAAGCAGTTGTAGCGGTATTAATTCTCGGTATGTTCGTTTCCATTTTAAACCAAACAATCATTAATGTTGCATTGCCTCCATTAATGAATGAGTTCAATGTATCAACTTCAACAGCGCAATGGTTAATTACAGGATTTATGCTCGTGAACGGGATTTTAGTACCAATTAGCGCCTTCTTAGTTTCTCGGTTTACGTATCGAAAATTGTTTGTAGCAGCTATGTTATTCTTTACAGTCGGCTCTATGATTTGTGCGTTATCTGGAAACTTCACAATGATGATGACAGGGCGTGTAATTCAAGCGGTAGGCGCTGGTATTTTAATGCCAGTTGGTATGAATATTTTCATGACTTTGTTCCCGCCGCATAAGCGCGGAGCTGCAATGGGATTACTTGGGGTAGCGATGATTTTAGCGCCGGCTATCGGACCAACTGTAACAGGATGGGTGATTGAAAATTATAGCTGGAACTTAATGTTCTATGCGATGTTTGCCATTGGTTTAATCATCATATTATTATCTTTAAGATTCTTTACACTAGCTCAGCCAGTTTCTAAAACAAAGTTAGATATGTTTGGTGTTATTAGTTCAAGTATTGGACTTGGTAGCTTACTGTATGGATTTAGTGAAGCTGGAAACAACAGCTGGAGCAGTGCCGAAGTTGTTATTTCACTTATTATTGGTGTAATTGGTTTAGCAGTGTTCATTTGGAGAGAGATGACGACGGATAACAAAATGCTGGATTTACAAGTGTTTAAATATCCAACGTTTACTTTTAC
This sequence is a window from Bacillus pseudomycoides DSM 12442. Protein-coding genes within it:
- a CDS encoding DHA2 family efflux MFS transporter permease subunit; the protein is MSSGLIVGYALFCIIVFFLVNRLLRKKKTNAGEEQVPAVSKIETTQSEQPEPEPSNVVELETTKKEVVEQEIQKMTKEVPKKQLPVENVNVKAVVAVLILGMFVSILNQTIINVALPPLMNEFNVSTSTAQWLITGFMLVNGILVPISAFLVSRFTYRKLFVAAMLFFTVGSMICALSGNFTMMMTGRVIQAVGAGILMPVGMNIFMTLFPPHKRGAAMGLLGVAMILAPAIGPTVTGWVIENYSWNLMFYAMFAIGLIIILLSLRFFTLAQPVSKTKLDMFGVISSSIGLGSLLYGFSEAGNNSWSSAEVVISLIIGVIGLAVFIWREMTTDNKMLDLQVFKYPTFTFTLLINAIVTMALFGGMLLLPVYLQNIRGFTPIESGLLLLPGSLIMGIMGPIAGKLFDKYGIRPLAVVGLAITTYATYEFTQLTMDTPYSVIMTDYIIRSFGMSFIMMPIMTAGMNALPMKLISHGTATQNTSRQVAGSIGTAILITIMTQQTTAHVADYGNMLTKTNPILVDKVHGMGQSLAAVAGSAQAGDAMSSQLLFGQISKLSAINGINDAFLIATILAGIAWVLSLFLPSGNKPNRKAGN